The Nocardia sp. NBC_01329 sequence GCACTCTACAGCCGACAGTGCCAACAGTGCCAATCGCCCATTGATTCCGGTATACCCACTATTGTGCCGAGCGCCACCCGGGAAGGTGATCGCTACAGTGCGGCGTCGAGCCGCCGCATCCCGCCGACCGGGGTCAGCACCCAGGTCATCCGGATATCGTGCGGTTCCTCGGGTAGCCGCTCCACCAGCTCGTCGTCGCGGACCACAACCATCCGGCGGGCGGCCGGATCGGCCATCCCGAGCGTCCGGTCGTAGTAGCCCGCACCCTGGCCGAGTCGGACGCCGCGCCGGTCCACCGCCAGCGCCGGGATCAGCAGCACCTCGGCGCGGGCGACAGTTTCCGGCGGCAGCACCGGACCCGTCGGTTCGAGCAGGCCGAAGCGGGCCGGGCGCAACGATCCCGCGCCGGTGAACTCGCCCCAGCTCAATGGGCCGGGTCGGCCGGTCACCGGGAGCAGTACCCGGCTACCGGAATCCCGCAGTGCCTCGGGGATGGCCACCGATCCCGGCTCCCCGCGCATCGGCACATAGGCACACACCCACTCAGCGGGACCGAGGTCGGCGGCTGTCGCGGCCAGCGCCGCGGC is a genomic window containing:
- a CDS encoding 5-formyltetrahydrofolate cyclo-ligase, with translation MPDECDKQAWRAEIRARRAGLPELVHAAEAAALAATAADLGPAEWVCAYVPMRGEPGSVAIPEALRDSGSRVLLPVTGRPGPLSWGEFTGAGSLRPARFGLLEPTGPVLPPETVARAEVLLIPALAVDRRGVRLGQGAGYYDRTLGMADPAARRMVVVRDDELVERLPEEPHDIRMTWVLTPVGGMRRLDAAL